A genomic window from Rhizobium sp. 007 includes:
- a CDS encoding tRNA-binding protein codes for MAEEITYADFERVDIRAGTIIEAQPFPEARKPAVKLLIDFGPEIGVKKSSAQITVHYTLENLVGRQVLGVVNFPPRQIGPFRSEVLTLGFEDEAGAIVLAATDKPVPNGRKLM; via the coding sequence ATGGCTGAAGAAATCACCTACGCCGATTTCGAGCGTGTGGACATTCGTGCCGGTACGATCATTGAGGCCCAGCCCTTTCCGGAAGCCCGAAAGCCGGCCGTCAAGCTGCTGATCGATTTCGGCCCGGAAATCGGCGTCAAGAAATCCTCGGCGCAGATCACTGTTCACTACACGCTGGAAAACCTCGTCGGCCGCCAGGTTCTCGGGGTGGTGAATTTCCCGCCGCGCCAGATCGGACCGTTCCGCTCGGAAGTGCTGACGCTCGGCTTCGAAGACGAAGCGGGTGCGATCGTTCTTGCTGCAACCGACAAGCCGGTGCCGAACGGCAGGAAGTTGATGTAA
- the proC gene encoding pyrroline-5-carboxylate reductase, producing MSPSSSDTVVLVGAGNMGGAMLSGWLKSGVPGSSVVVVDPGPSPAMMKIIGDAGATHASTVPAGLKADVIFLAVKPQVMETVLPPVKSAVGSKTVVVSVAAGKTLAFLEKHLGEAAMVRAMPNTPAMIGRGVTGAFANPRVSAGQRDRVHSLLRVSGPVEWVSAESDIDAVTALSGSGPAYVFYLVECMAEAGRKLGLPADLAMRLARETVAGAGELLHQSPDDASKLRQNVTSPGGTTAAALSVLMAEEGMQPLFDEALAAARARAEELAG from the coding sequence ATGTCACCATCGTCTTCCGATACAGTCGTTCTCGTCGGCGCCGGCAATATGGGCGGTGCGATGCTCTCCGGCTGGCTGAAGAGCGGAGTGCCGGGATCCTCCGTTGTCGTGGTCGATCCGGGTCCGTCGCCCGCGATGATGAAGATCATCGGCGATGCGGGCGCGACGCATGCCTCAACCGTTCCCGCCGGCCTCAAAGCGGATGTCATCTTCCTCGCAGTGAAGCCGCAGGTGATGGAAACAGTCCTGCCACCGGTGAAAAGCGCCGTCGGATCCAAGACGGTGGTCGTTTCGGTGGCTGCCGGCAAGACGCTGGCGTTCCTCGAAAAGCATCTCGGCGAAGCCGCCATGGTCCGCGCCATGCCAAATACGCCCGCCATGATCGGCCGCGGTGTCACCGGCGCCTTCGCCAATCCGCGCGTCAGCGCCGGGCAGCGCGATCGCGTTCATTCGCTTCTTCGCGTCTCGGGTCCGGTCGAGTGGGTTTCGGCCGAATCGGATATCGATGCCGTGACGGCATTGTCAGGCAGCGGCCCGGCCTATGTGTTCTATCTCGTCGAGTGTATGGCAGAAGCAGGCCGTAAACTTGGCCTGCCGGCGGACCTTGCCATGCGCCTTGCACGGGAAACTGTCGCGGGGGCTGGTGAACTCCTACACCAGTCCCCCGACGACGCCTCGAAGCTTCGCCAGAACGTAACCTCGCCGGGCGGCACGACGGCCGCGGCCCTTTCAGTGCTTATGGCAGAAGAGGGCATGCAGCCGTTGTTCGACGAGGCTCTTGCGGCTGCGCGCGCGCGTGCCGAAGAGCTTGCCGGTTGA
- the pgeF gene encoding peptidoglycan editing factor PgeF — translation MQDAASPAPIESALLNEAAGEAIRHGYFTRAGGVSEGLYRGLNVGLGSNDDRAKVMENRRRVAAWFSQPLERLATVHQVHSPDAVTVDSSYDGTHPEADALVTATPGIVLGILAADCGPILFADPENRVIGAAHAGWKGALTGVLENTVAAMERLGAKRRTIIACLGPSISQKSYEVGPEFVERFVTQDSSYERYFIPSKKSGHAMFDLPALTIDRLLKAGVRAESLGICTYPDSERFFSYRRTTHNKEPDYGRQISAISIREI, via the coding sequence ATGCAAGACGCGGCCTCTCCCGCACCGATCGAAAGCGCGCTGTTGAACGAAGCGGCCGGCGAAGCGATCCGCCACGGCTATTTCACACGGGCGGGCGGCGTCTCGGAAGGGCTCTATCGCGGCCTGAATGTCGGGCTTGGCTCGAACGACGACCGCGCAAAAGTGATGGAGAACCGCCGTCGCGTTGCCGCCTGGTTCAGCCAGCCCTTGGAAAGGCTCGCGACAGTCCATCAGGTTCATTCGCCAGATGCGGTCACCGTCGACAGCAGCTATGACGGTACGCACCCCGAAGCCGATGCGCTGGTCACGGCAACGCCTGGCATCGTCCTCGGCATTCTTGCTGCGGACTGCGGCCCGATCCTGTTCGCCGACCCGGAAAACCGGGTGATCGGCGCCGCACATGCCGGATGGAAAGGCGCACTGACCGGCGTCCTGGAAAACACCGTTGCAGCGATGGAAAGACTTGGAGCGAAGCGCCGGACCATCATCGCCTGCCTCGGCCCCTCGATCAGCCAGAAAAGCTATGAGGTCGGCCCGGAATTCGTCGAGCGCTTCGTCACACAGGATTCGTCTTACGAGCGCTATTTCATTCCTTCGAAGAAGTCGGGCCATGCGATGTTCGACCTTCCGGCGCTGACCATCGACCGGCTGCTGAAGGCGGGTGTGCGTGCCGAAAGCCTTGGCATTTGCACCTATCCGGACAGCGAGCGCTTTTTCTCGTACCGGCGCACCACACATAATAAGGAGCCGGACTACGGCCGCCAGATTTCAGCGATCAGCATCAGGGAGATTTGA
- a CDS encoding Kazal-type serine protease inhibitor translates to MKCSVGSKRFAVLALIPLLSACTVEVDPGPSRPPPRPWPPQQQMCTMEYAPVCGERGGRLQTFGNACQARNSGFMIVGRGECRRAPPPFARPEPDRPGGPDWPDRQDRPDRPERPGGICTREYAPVCGQRGRQTQTFPNPCEAGNAGFRIISGGECRF, encoded by the coding sequence ATGAAATGTTCAGTCGGCTCGAAGCGCTTTGCGGTTCTCGCGCTTATTCCCCTGCTTTCCGCCTGCACGGTAGAGGTCGATCCCGGTCCATCGCGCCCGCCGCCCCGCCCGTGGCCGCCGCAGCAGCAAATGTGCACCATGGAATATGCGCCGGTCTGCGGCGAACGCGGCGGCCGGCTTCAAACCTTCGGAAATGCCTGCCAGGCCCGCAACAGCGGCTTCATGATCGTCGGCCGCGGCGAATGCCGCCGCGCACCGCCGCCCTTTGCGCGCCCCGAGCCGGATCGTCCCGGGGGCCCCGACTGGCCGGATCGCCAGGACAGACCTGACCGTCCAGAACGCCCGGGCGGCATCTGCACGCGCGAATATGCGCCGGTCTGCGGTCAGCGCGGCCGTCAGACACAGACCTTCCCGAACCCCTGCGAGGCAGGCAATGCAGGCTTCCGGATCATCAGCGGCGGCGAGTGCCGCTTCTGA
- a CDS encoding 50S ribosomal protein L25/general stress protein Ctc — translation MSQETYELKAEARERVGKGSARELRRNGLIPAVIYGDKQAPISIALSTNEVTKRIHAGSFMTTVATIDVGGEKYKVLPKDYQLDPVRDFTMHVDFLRVSGNTQVTVEIPVHFINEEKSQVKIGGVLNIVRHTIEVHCPADAIPEFFDIDLSGRKIGDSIHISEVTLPKGVTTVIDRDFTIATIVAPAAGVEEEAPAEGEGEAEA, via the coding sequence ATGAGCCAGGAAACTTACGAGCTCAAGGCCGAGGCGCGCGAACGGGTTGGTAAGGGGTCCGCCCGTGAACTTCGCCGCAACGGTTTGATTCCAGCTGTCATCTATGGTGACAAGCAGGCCCCCATTTCTATCGCTCTCAGCACCAATGAGGTGACGAAGCGCATTCATGCCGGTAGTTTCATGACCACTGTTGCGACGATCGACGTCGGCGGCGAGAAGTACAAGGTTCTGCCGAAGGACTATCAGCTCGATCCGGTTCGCGACTTCACGATGCACGTGGATTTCCTCCGCGTCTCCGGCAACACGCAGGTCACCGTCGAAATCCCGGTTCACTTCATCAACGAAGAGAAGTCGCAGGTGAAGATCGGCGGCGTTTTGAACATCGTTCGCCACACAATCGAAGTTCATTGCCCGGCTGATGCGATCCCGGAATTCTTCGATATCGACCTCTCCGGCAGGAAGATCGGCGACAGCATCCATATCTCCGAAGTCACACTGCCGAAGGGCGTGACAACGGTCATCGACCGCGACTTCACGATCGCAACGATCGTTGCTCCGGCCGCTGGCGTTGAAGAAGAAGCTCCGGCTGAAGGCGAAGGCGAAGCGGAAGCATAA
- a CDS encoding 2'-5' RNA ligase family protein produces MPIVELWQEASAFEPAPSMKALDYPAHVTLAVYEDFAPTDVLSRILGAQSAIPVTFSGIRYFQHEFLVLWARPVSNDRLLQLHAAVHREIDPALCREHYRPDRWVPHCTIAMKIPGSMFEPAIKWASETEAQFSVTFDALDIVQFVPVEVLSEVKLTP; encoded by the coding sequence TTGCCGATAGTCGAGCTTTGGCAGGAAGCGTCGGCGTTCGAACCTGCTCCATCGATGAAGGCCCTAGACTATCCTGCGCATGTGACCTTAGCGGTGTATGAGGATTTTGCGCCCACCGATGTGCTGTCCAGAATTTTAGGCGCTCAATCGGCAATACCCGTGACTTTTTCGGGTATTCGCTATTTTCAACACGAATTCTTAGTGTTGTGGGCGCGTCCTGTATCGAATGATCGGCTGCTGCAACTTCACGCGGCCGTCCATCGTGAAATAGACCCAGCGCTCTGTCGTGAGCACTATCGACCCGATCGCTGGGTGCCTCATTGCACGATCGCAATGAAGATCCCCGGGTCCATGTTCGAGCCCGCCATCAAGTGGGCATCCGAAACAGAGGCACAATTCTCCGTGACATTCGATGCGTTGGATATTGTGCAGTTTGTGCCAGTCGAGGTCTTGAGCGAAGTCAAGTTGACACCATGA
- a CDS encoding YbjN domain-containing protein, producing the protein MSLMELEFGRQSNPVDMIEYVAANNDWSFERSGEDEIAMTVEGKWADYHVSFSWMEEFEALHLGCAFDIKVPEARVNEVTKLLAAINGQVLMGHFDLWRQEDVIIFRQSLLLAGGAEPTNRQVEVLLSSALDTCEAYYQAFQFVIWSGLDAAKAMEAVLFETVGEA; encoded by the coding sequence ATGAGCCTTATGGAATTGGAATTCGGGCGTCAGTCGAACCCGGTCGACATGATCGAGTACGTCGCCGCCAATAACGACTGGTCGTTTGAGCGGTCGGGCGAGGACGAGATCGCAATGACGGTCGAGGGGAAGTGGGCCGATTACCACGTTTCCTTCTCCTGGATGGAGGAATTCGAGGCGCTGCATCTCGGCTGCGCGTTCGATATCAAGGTTCCAGAAGCTCGCGTCAACGAGGTCACCAAGCTTTTGGCGGCGATCAACGGGCAGGTTCTGATGGGTCATTTCGATCTGTGGCGGCAGGAAGACGTGATCATCTTCCGGCAGTCGCTGCTTCTGGCGGGCGGTGCCGAGCCAACCAACCGTCAGGTAGAAGTTTTGCTTTCCAGCGCGCTCGATACCTGCGAAGCTTATTATCAGGCGTTCCAGTTCGTCATCTGGTCCGGCCTGGATGCTGCCAAGGCCATGGAAGCGGTCCTCTTCGAAACGGTCGGCGAAGCGTAA
- a CDS encoding ribose-phosphate pyrophosphokinase, whose translation MKVFAGNSNRHLAEAICTYLNVPLGKASVRRFADQEIFVEIQENVRGEDVFVVQSTSFPTNDHLMELLIMIDAMRRSSARRITAVLPYFGYARQDRRASGRTPISAKLVANLITEAGADRVLTLDLHAGQIQGFFDIPTDNLYAVPVLTRDIKANYDISNVMVVSPDVGGVVRARSLAKRLDCLLAIVDKRRDRPGESEVMNIIGDVEGKDCLLIDDIVDSGGTLCNAADALLAQGAASVTAYITHGVLSGGAVTRITSSKLRELVITDSIQPTTAVQSAHNIRVITTATLIGEAINRTSQEESVSSLFD comes from the coding sequence ATGAAGGTTTTCGCAGGCAATTCGAACCGGCATCTTGCCGAAGCGATCTGCACCTATCTCAATGTGCCCCTGGGCAAGGCCAGCGTCAGAAGATTTGCCGATCAGGAAATCTTCGTCGAAATCCAGGAAAACGTCCGCGGCGAAGACGTCTTCGTTGTCCAGTCGACCTCCTTTCCGACCAACGATCATCTGATGGAACTGCTGATCATGATCGATGCGATGCGCCGTTCGTCCGCGCGCCGCATCACGGCAGTTCTTCCCTATTTCGGCTATGCCCGCCAGGATCGCCGCGCCTCAGGGCGCACGCCGATCTCCGCGAAGCTGGTCGCCAACCTTATCACCGAGGCCGGTGCCGACCGCGTTCTGACGCTCGACCTGCATGCCGGCCAGATTCAGGGATTCTTCGACATCCCGACGGACAACCTCTACGCCGTTCCGGTTCTGACGCGCGATATCAAGGCCAATTACGACATCAGCAACGTCATGGTCGTTTCGCCGGACGTCGGCGGCGTCGTCCGCGCCCGTTCGCTTGCCAAACGCCTCGACTGTCTTCTGGCGATCGTGGACAAGCGCCGTGACCGCCCAGGTGAATCCGAAGTCATGAACATCATCGGCGACGTCGAAGGCAAGGATTGCCTGCTGATTGACGACATCGTCGATTCGGGCGGCACGCTTTGCAACGCCGCCGATGCGTTGCTGGCCCAAGGTGCGGCAAGCGTCACCGCCTACATCACGCACGGCGTTCTTTCCGGGGGCGCGGTCACCCGCATCACCTCGTCGAAGCTGCGCGAACTGGTGATCACCGACTCGATCCAGCCGACCACCGCCGTCCAATCGGCCCACAATATCCGCGTCATCACGACCGCAACCCTTATCGGCGAAGCGATCAACCGCACCAGCCAGGAAGAATCTGTTTCCAGTCTCTTCGACTGA
- the lgt gene encoding prolipoprotein diacylglyceryl transferase yields MPTAANLVSIMPFPDIDPIAFSIGPLAVHWYGLAYVAGIMLGWLYARQIASNDALWPGNASPITKAQIDDFIVWAALGIVLGGRIGYIFFYDLPAVIESPLRAIEIWNGGMSFHGGTIGTTIAMILFARKNGIPVWSLFDIVATVVPIGLFFGRIANFVNGELWGRLTDVPWAVVFPTGGPFARHPSQLYEAGLEGIVLLLSLALIVYGFRALKSPGLVTGLFVCGYALSRIFVELFREPDAQLGYLLGTNWLTMGMVLSFPMVLLGIWAMARARRQAALQH; encoded by the coding sequence TTGCCGACTGCAGCCAATCTTGTTTCGATCATGCCCTTTCCGGATATCGATCCGATCGCCTTTTCGATCGGCCCTCTGGCTGTTCACTGGTACGGTCTCGCCTATGTCGCAGGCATCATGCTCGGATGGCTCTATGCCCGGCAGATCGCCAGCAATGATGCGCTTTGGCCGGGCAATGCCTCGCCGATCACCAAGGCGCAGATCGACGACTTCATCGTCTGGGCAGCCCTCGGCATCGTTCTCGGCGGTCGCATCGGCTACATCTTTTTCTACGATCTGCCGGCCGTGATCGAGAGCCCGCTCCGTGCCATCGAGATCTGGAATGGCGGCATGTCCTTCCACGGCGGAACCATCGGCACGACGATCGCCATGATCCTCTTTGCGCGCAAGAACGGCATTCCGGTCTGGAGCCTTTTCGACATCGTCGCTACCGTGGTGCCGATCGGCCTATTCTTCGGCCGCATTGCAAACTTCGTCAACGGCGAGCTTTGGGGGCGACTTACGGATGTGCCCTGGGCAGTCGTTTTCCCGACCGGTGGGCCTTTTGCGCGGCATCCGAGCCAGCTCTATGAAGCAGGCCTCGAAGGCATCGTGCTGCTGCTTTCGCTTGCTCTTATCGTCTACGGTTTCCGGGCGCTGAAATCACCGGGGCTTGTTACCGGTCTCTTCGTCTGCGGCTACGCGCTGTCACGCATATTTGTCGAGTTGTTCCGCGAGCCGGATGCGCAGCTTGGTTACCTGCTCGGCACGAACTGGCTGACCATGGGCATGGTCCTTTCCTTCCCGATGGTCCTGCTCGGCATCTGGGCGATGGCGCGTGCCCGCCGCCAGGCCGCTTTGCAGCATTGA
- a CDS encoding accessory factor UbiK family protein, whose protein sequence is MTSGTNRIMDEFAKLMTDAAGAAQGVRKEIETAFNAQAERWLNTMDVVKREEFEAVREMAIKARDENEALLARVAALEAKLAAKTK, encoded by the coding sequence ATGACCAGTGGAACAAACCGCATCATGGACGAATTCGCCAAGCTGATGACGGATGCAGCGGGCGCTGCCCAGGGTGTGCGCAAGGAAATAGAGACTGCCTTCAACGCTCAGGCCGAACGCTGGCTGAACACCATGGATGTGGTCAAGCGCGAGGAATTCGAGGCCGTCCGCGAAATGGCGATCAAGGCGCGCGACGAGAACGAAGCGCTGCTTGCCCGAGTCGCCGCGCTCGAAGCAAAGCTAGCCGCAAAAACGAAGTAA
- a CDS encoding class I SAM-dependent methyltransferase — protein sequence MTTALGEKIKSIIQANGPISVTDYFSLCLADPEYGYYRTREPFGRSGDFVTAPEVSQLFGEMIGVFVVHAWQRHGAPAGVRLVEIGPGRGTMMADMLRVIERLAAPLLENITVHLVETSERLRGIQQQTLDAHEGKISWHADFEEVPPGFTLIAANELFDAIPIRQFIKTPTGFRERMVGLDIDGELTFAAGIAGIDPALLPEKPQAAPAGTLFEISPARQAVMMTICDRLKAFGGTALAIDYGHLVTGFGDTLQAVRMHEFDPPLAHPGEADLTSHVDFEDLAKIAVGAGLHLNGALHQGDFLIGLGILERAAALGRDREPRTQQIIQSAVDRLAGSGEGRMGELFKAMAVSYPAVDLMPFRPVD from the coding sequence ATGACGACCGCACTCGGTGAAAAGATAAAGTCGATCATTCAGGCGAACGGGCCGATCAGCGTCACGGATTATTTTTCGCTCTGCCTCGCTGATCCGGAATACGGCTACTATCGCACCCGCGAGCCCTTCGGCCGGTCCGGCGATTTTGTCACTGCGCCCGAAGTCAGCCAGCTCTTCGGCGAAATGATCGGGGTCTTCGTCGTGCATGCCTGGCAGCGCCATGGCGCGCCGGCAGGCGTGCGCCTCGTTGAAATCGGCCCCGGTCGCGGGACGATGATGGCCGACATGCTGCGCGTCATCGAGCGTCTCGCCGCGCCGCTTCTCGAAAATATAACGGTTCATCTCGTCGAAACGAGCGAGCGCCTGCGCGGTATCCAGCAGCAGACGCTTGACGCACATGAGGGCAAGATCAGCTGGCATGCCGATTTCGAGGAAGTGCCGCCGGGCTTCACGCTGATTGCGGCAAACGAGCTATTCGACGCCATACCAATCCGCCAATTCATCAAGACGCCGACCGGCTTTCGTGAGCGCATGGTTGGCCTCGATATCGATGGCGAGCTGACATTCGCCGCCGGGATCGCCGGCATCGATCCGGCACTGCTGCCTGAAAAACCGCAGGCCGCGCCGGCCGGCACGCTCTTCGAGATTTCGCCGGCCCGGCAGGCTGTGATGATGACGATCTGCGATCGCCTGAAGGCTTTCGGCGGCACGGCGCTGGCGATCGATTACGGCCATCTCGTCACCGGCTTCGGCGATACGCTACAGGCCGTGCGCATGCACGAGTTCGATCCGCCGCTTGCCCATCCCGGCGAAGCGGACCTGACGAGCCATGTGGATTTCGAAGACCTTGCGAAGATCGCTGTCGGCGCCGGGCTGCATCTCAACGGCGCGTTGCACCAGGGGGATTTCCTGATCGGCCTCGGCATTCTCGAGCGCGCCGCCGCTCTCGGCCGCGATCGTGAACCGCGCACCCAGCAGATCATCCAGAGCGCGGTGGACCGGCTGGCCGGCTCCGGCGAGGGCCGGATGGGCGAGCTTTTCAAGGCGATGGCCGTCTCCTATCCGGCCGTCGATCTCATGCCGTTCCGCCCGGTGGATTGA
- a CDS encoding DUF1349 domain-containing protein, translated as MAIDRKEMTWLNPPPLAELHEGALHVRSGDKKDFWQGTYYGFHRDDGHFLYHRRKGDFTAEVTFSGRYQELYDQAGLMVRADSAHWMKCGIEYTDGAKHFSTVVTNSNSDWSAFRIEHEFELLFLRVTRNRDAIFIQYRTDRISEWRMARLAWFDPSIEEVMVGPAFCSPQRSGFEAIFHDFTLTDPVSRDIH; from the coding sequence ATGGCAATCGACCGGAAAGAAATGACCTGGCTCAATCCTCCGCCCTTGGCGGAGCTTCACGAGGGTGCATTGCACGTCCGATCGGGCGACAAGAAGGACTTCTGGCAAGGTACCTATTACGGGTTCCACCGTGATGACGGCCATTTTCTCTATCACCGGCGCAAGGGCGACTTCACGGCAGAAGTGACATTTTCCGGACGCTATCAAGAGCTGTACGACCAGGCCGGCCTGATGGTCCGAGCAGATTCAGCGCACTGGATGAAATGCGGAATCGAATATACCGACGGCGCAAAACACTTCAGCACCGTCGTGACCAATAGCAATTCCGACTGGTCGGCCTTTCGCATCGAGCACGAATTCGAGCTGCTCTTCCTTCGCGTGACCCGCAACAGGGACGCTATTTTCATTCAGTACCGGACCGACCGGATCAGCGAATGGCGCATGGCGCGCCTCGCCTGGTTCGATCCGTCGATTGAGGAGGTTATGGTCGGCCCGGCATTCTGCTCGCCGCAGCGCTCTGGCTTCGAAGCCATCTTTCATGATTTCACACTGACCGATCCGGTCTCGCGCGACATTCACTGA
- a CDS encoding Xaa-Pro peptidase family protein, with protein MALHFERAEFASRLTRLTDQMRAEKLDAVLLFAQESMYWLTGYDTFGYCFFQTLVVKADGTMSLITRSADLRQAKHTSILEDIHIWVDRVNADPTLDLRNLLVDMDLLGARIGVEYDTHGMTGRIARLLDAQLSTFGQIVDASYLVSRLRLVKSPAEVVYVERAAALADDALDAAIGLTKSGADEADILAAMQGAVFSGGGDYPANEYIIGSGTDALLCRYKAGRRKLDANDQLTLEWAGTYAHYHAAMMRTIVIGEPTHRHRELYNACLENLQAIETVLKPGHTFGDVFDMHAKIMDERGLARHRLNACGYSLGARFSPSWMEHQMFHVGNPQPIEPNMSLFVHMIIADSDTGTAMTLGQTYLTTTDAPRTLSRHSLDFIGA; from the coding sequence ATGGCACTGCATTTCGAAAGAGCCGAATTCGCAAGCCGCCTCACGCGCCTTACCGACCAGATGCGCGCGGAAAAGCTCGATGCCGTCCTGCTCTTCGCGCAGGAAAGCATGTACTGGCTGACGGGCTACGACACGTTCGGCTACTGCTTCTTCCAGACGCTGGTGGTCAAGGCCGATGGCACGATGTCGCTGATTACCCGCTCTGCGGACCTTCGTCAGGCCAAGCACACGTCGATCCTCGAAGACATCCACATCTGGGTCGACCGCGTCAATGCCGATCCGACGCTCGACCTTAGGAACCTGCTGGTCGATATGGACCTGCTGGGCGCGCGCATCGGCGTCGAATACGACACCCACGGCATGACCGGGCGAATCGCCCGCCTGCTCGACGCCCAGCTTTCCACCTTCGGCCAGATCGTCGATGCCTCCTATCTCGTCAGCCGCTTGCGCCTCGTGAAAAGCCCAGCTGAGGTGGTCTATGTCGAGCGTGCCGCAGCCCTTGCAGACGATGCTCTGGATGCCGCAATCGGGCTGACCAAGTCCGGCGCCGACGAAGCGGACATCCTTGCCGCCATGCAGGGTGCGGTCTTTTCCGGTGGTGGAGACTACCCCGCCAACGAATACATCATCGGTTCCGGCACGGACGCTTTGCTCTGCCGCTACAAGGCCGGCCGCCGCAAGCTCGATGCAAACGACCAGCTTACGCTCGAATGGGCGGGCACCTATGCCCACTATCACGCAGCCATGATGCGCACGATCGTCATCGGCGAGCCGACGCACCGCCACCGCGAACTCTATAACGCCTGCCTGGAAAACCTGCAGGCGATCGAAACCGTGCTGAAACCGGGGCACACCTTCGGCGACGTCTTCGACATGCATGCGAAGATCATGGACGAGCGCGGGCTTGCCCGGCATCGGCTGAACGCCTGCGGCTATTCCCTGGGCGCCCGCTTCTCGCCGTCCTGGATGGAACATCAGATGTTCCATGTCGGCAATCCGCAGCCGATCGAGCCGAACATGTCGCTCTTCGTGCACATGATCATCGCCGATTCCGACACCGGAACGGCCATGACGCTTGGCCAGACCTACCTGACGACGACGGATGCGCCGCGGACGCTTTCCCGCCACTCGCTCGATTTCATCGGCGCATGA
- a CDS encoding ATP-binding protein: MVTFDSLRREERSPASGWKGLGRWLRRHLPTGLYVRSLLIIIIPMVLLQSVVAAVFMERHWQMVTQRLSMAVTRDIAAIIQIIETYPQDTDYSEATRIAREQLNLQISIEPDGDLPPPREKPFFSILDGILSDEISDQIKRPFWIDTVGDSSLVEIRIKLDDKILRVLTKRNQTYASNTHIFIVWMVGASLVLIGVSIIFLRGQIRPILTLAQAAESFGKGHKHDDFYPRGADEVRRAGLAFILMRERIERQIEQRTAMLTGVSHDLRTVLTRFKLQLALAGNSPELQGLNDDVNDMQSMLEAYMAFARSEIEEDVGELKLTELLGKIATDFALHEKHLTYSIEGEDKISVRPNAFTRLVTNLASNARRYANTLNIEAKHGAKWLTLNFDDDGPGIPEKNREDVFKPFFRLDEARNLDDSGTGLGLAIARDIARSHGGNVTLGDSPLGGLRATIRIPA; the protein is encoded by the coding sequence ATGGTAACTTTCGACTCCCTGCGCCGCGAAGAACGATCGCCAGCCTCTGGATGGAAAGGATTAGGCCGCTGGCTGCGCCGCCACCTGCCGACCGGTCTCTACGTCCGTTCGCTGCTGATCATCATCATTCCCATGGTGCTGCTGCAGTCCGTCGTCGCCGCGGTCTTCATGGAGCGTCACTGGCAGATGGTGACGCAACGCCTGTCGATGGCCGTCACCCGCGATATTGCGGCGATCATCCAGATCATCGAAACCTATCCGCAGGATACGGACTACAGCGAGGCCACGCGCATCGCCCGCGAGCAGTTGAACCTGCAGATTTCGATCGAGCCTGACGGAGATCTGCCGCCGCCGCGCGAAAAGCCGTTCTTCTCCATCCTCGACGGCATCCTGAGCGATGAGATCAGCGACCAGATCAAACGACCCTTCTGGATCGACACGGTGGGAGACTCGAGCCTCGTCGAGATCCGTATAAAGCTGGACGACAAGATTCTGCGCGTTTTGACCAAGCGCAACCAGACCTATGCGTCGAACACGCACATTTTCATCGTCTGGATGGTCGGCGCTTCTCTCGTGCTCATCGGCGTGTCGATCATCTTTCTGCGCGGTCAGATTCGGCCGATCCTGACGCTCGCGCAAGCCGCCGAAAGCTTCGGCAAGGGACACAAACACGATGACTTCTATCCGCGCGGCGCCGACGAGGTCAGGCGCGCGGGTCTTGCCTTCATCCTGATGCGCGAACGCATCGAACGGCAGATCGAACAGCGAACCGCAATGCTGACCGGCGTCAGTCACGACCTACGCACGGTGCTCACGCGCTTCAAGCTGCAGCTTGCCCTTGCCGGCAATAGCCCGGAACTGCAAGGACTGAATGACGACGTCAACGACATGCAGTCGATGCTCGAAGCCTACATGGCCTTTGCGCGCAGCGAGATCGAGGAGGATGTCGGAGAACTAAAGCTTACCGAACTGCTCGGAAAGATCGCAACGGACTTTGCTCTGCACGAAAAGCACCTCACCTATTCGATCGAAGGCGAAGACAAGATCTCGGTCCGGCCGAACGCATTTACGCGCCTGGTGACCAACCTCGCATCCAACGCCCGCCGCTATGCGAATACGCTGAACATCGAAGCGAAGCACGGCGCAAAATGGCTGACGCTGAATTTCGACGACGATGGCCCCGGCATTCCCGAAAAGAACCGCGAGGATGTCTTCAAGCCCTTCTTCCGTCTGGATGAAGCACGCAATCTGGACGATTCCGGCACCGGGCTCGGCCTTGCGATCGCGCGCGATATCGCCCGTAGCCATGGCGGCAATGTCACGCTCGGCGACAGCCCGCTCGGCGGTCTCCGCGCCACCATCCGCATCCCCGCGTGA